In a single window of the Papaver somniferum cultivar HN1 chromosome 8, ASM357369v1, whole genome shotgun sequence genome:
- the LOC113303703 gene encoding trihelix transcription factor ASIL1-like, with product MDRGEMNDAEEEARYPYDEQEGDEYEEGGDDGEEEVEEEDEGEEVEVVGEEEEEEENVVQRVKEEVEEVDEQEQLQQDHAGGDDDDYEEEDEDDTDDDDEDDNVDGGGNDNGMDDDEDSERNGKKRKLKDLSLSYEFAPRVVVPQPSAIAMSVPKSSYGGRKNAAADWTEHATFVLLDTWGDKFLQLGRKSLRLDEWIEVAKKVSLLSNVVRTDTQCRNRLDTLKKKYKKEKLKIEETGNNNSSCKWVYFKKMDMLMNVSPRQPGLACGMDSREYVFTNPRVYLNHSNGLDEMRDSPGNSESTEADDDNSDGLPPKKARYVENGVERSSFRLLADSIKKFGDIHAKIENSKRQQMLELEKMRMEFHRDLELHRRKILERAQAEIAKMRDEDDEEFGGSASTGDMSD from the coding sequence ATGGATCGGGGAGAAATGAATGATGCAGAAGAGGAAGCTAGGTATCCTTATGATGAGCAGGAGGGTGATGAATATGAagaaggtggtgatgatggtgaagaagaagtagaagaggaagATGAGGGTGAGGAAGTGGAGGTTGTgggggaggaggaggaagaagaagaaaatgttgtTCAAAGGGTAAAGGAAGAAGTTGAGGAAGTAGATGAACAAGAGCAACTGCAACAAGATCatgctggtggtgatgatgatgattacgaggaggaggatgaggatgACACTGATGACGACGACGAGGATGATAATGTTGATGGAGGTGGTAATGATAATGGGATGGATGACGATGAGGATTCAGAAAGGAATGGTAAAAAGCGAAAATTGAAGGATTTGTCATTAAGCTATGAGTTTGCTCCGCGTGTAGTAGTACCGCAGCCATCTGCAATTGCAATGTCTGTTCCAAAATCTTCGTATGGTGGCCGGAAGAATGCTGCAGCTGATTGGACTGAACATGCAACATTTGTTCTGTTAGATACTTGGGGAGATAAATTTCTTCAGCTTGGAAGGAAAAGTCTTCGGCTAGATGAATGGATTGAAGTGGCTAAGAAGGTTTCATTGCTATCGAATGTTGTAAGAACTGATACTCAATGTCGCAACCGGTTGGATACATtgaagaagaaatacaagaaggaaAAACTCAAGATAGAGGAAACTGGCAATAATAATAGTTCCTGTAAGTGGGTTTActttaagaagatggatatgttGATGAATGTATCTCCAAGGCAGCCTGGATTAGCTTGTGGCATGGATTCTCGTGAGTACGTGTTTACGAATCCTAGGGTTTATTTGAATCACTCGAATGGATTGGATGAGATGAGGGACAGTCCAGGGAACTCTGAATCAACAGAAGCCGATGATGATAATTCGGATGGCCTTCCTCCTAAAAAAGCAAGATATGTGGAGAATGGCGTTGAGAGATCTTCCTTTAGGTTGCTAGCAGATTCTATTAAGAAATTTGGTGATATTCACGCAAAAATTGAGAATAGTAAGAGGCAGCAAATGTTAGAATTGGAGAAGATGAGAATGGAGTTTCATAGAGATTTAGAATTGCATAGGAGGAAAATTTTGGAGCGAGCCCAAGCAGAGATAGCAAAAATGAGGGATGAAGATGACGAGGAGTTTGGTGGAAGCGCTTCCACCGGGGATATGAGCGACTGA